From a region of the Phragmites australis chromosome 21, lpPhrAust1.1, whole genome shotgun sequence genome:
- the LOC133903427 gene encoding uncharacterized protein LOC133903427 → MAAAGAIRRAVAAAVDRACAGARGFRRALARFAPRPSAFGPAADAEAAAVRAVRNLRTFRFHYAALQWALLLALLAPRHRASVLFLMAASKGLLVYGGLLRAFPNSTLLRRLLDRRLVAAVFVALVLADITAAGAFANLLAALAAGVPVIVLHASFRVRHDLEGPSPDAAENGKEEETPAVVEKKEDGDVEAGPTRRSMAAAPRSPK, encoded by the coding sequence ATGGCTGCAGCTGGCGCGATCCGGcgtgcggtggcggcggcggtcgaCAGGGCGTGCGCGGGCGCCAGGGGCTTCCGGCGCGCGCTGGCGCGGTTCGCGCCGCGGCCCTCGGCGTTCGGGCCGGCCGCCGACGCGGAGGCCGCGGCGGTGCGCGccgtgcggaacctccgcacctTCCGGTTCCACTACGCCGCGCTGCAGTGGGCGCTCCTGCTGGCGCTCCTCGCACCGCGGCACCGGGCGTCCGTGCTCTTCCTCATGGCGGCGTCCAAGGGCCTCCTCGTCTACGGGGGCCTCCTCAGGGCGTTCCCCAACTCGACCCTGCTCCGCAGGCTCCTAGACCGCCGCCTCGTCGCCGCCGTCTTCGTCGCGCTCGTGCTCGCCGACATCACCGCCGCGGGCGCCTTCGCCAACCTCCTCGCCGCGCTCGCCGCTGGCGTGCCCGTCATCGTGCTCCACGCGTCCTTCCGCGTCCGGCACGACCTCGAGGGGCCCTCGCCGGACGCGGCGGAGAAcggcaaggaggaggagacACCGGCGGTcgtggagaagaaggaggacGGCGACGTCGAGGCAGGGCCCACGCGGCGGTCCATGGCGGCGGCACCAAGATCGCCCAAGTGA